AAGCTATCCGCACATTGGGGACGAAAAAGTTGCCTGTTAATGAGGATGTGCTTAACTTGGTTGTCAAGGACACGGCAGAGGATACACTAAAAGCAATTGATGCTATTTCTAATCTCGTTATGGAGATTAAGAATGAGTCAGCAAGTACAACACCACCACGCACAAGTGGGGGATTACAAACAAATAATAACATGGGTGGCACAACGTTTGACATCCTAAAAAACTTAACTAAAGGAGAATAACAAACTATGGTACAAACATTTAATCCAGATACAGTCATGCTTTCACAATCAGGGGGACAAGAAATCCGTAACGCTGGTTTCACGGCTGAATTCTTACAAACATTGGTAGCACAATCTAAAACATTACAACTTGGCTCGCCCGTGCAAATGGACTCACGTATGAAACGTGTACAATCTGCCGGAGAACTAACGGACGCTTACTTCGTGGGTGAAGGGGAAAAAATCGGTACGGCTAAAGTAGGCTTGAATGATTACGTTCTCGAAGCACGCAAAATTGCGGTTATCCTACCAGTTACAGAAGAATTCCTATCTTACACTTGGGCGCAATACTTCCGTGAAGTCCTTCCAGCAGTCGTTGACAAATTCAACAAAAAAATTGATGGTGCGGTATTCTTAGGACTACACAATAACCCATTCGGTGCAAACGTTTTGGCGTCTGCTACTACTGCTGGAAACGTCATTGAGGGAGATTTGGACTTTGATAACTTGCTAGACTTGGAAGCAACAACGGACGCAGAACCAACTGCTATTGTCGGACACCGTTCTGTTAAGGTTGCTTTGCGCGGTATTGCTGACGTTCACGGAAACTACGCATATGATCGTAACGCAAACACGATTGATGGCATTCCATTCCACGAATTGAAGTTAGCAGCGGGACAAGTATATCCAGCCGGCACTGTATTGGCGGGGGACTTCCGCAACGGATTGAAATATGGCGTTCCAAACGGTACAGACTTGCGAATCAAGATTGCAGACCAAGCGACGCTATCTAAAGTGCAAAATACTGACCCAGACACTGGCGATGTACACTTGTTCGAGCAAGATATGCAAGCAGCGCGTTTCGTGTTTGAAATTGCGGTAGCTATTCCAAACCCAGATGCATTTGCTGCAATCGAACCAGACCCAGGCGTATAAAAGGAGTTGACTTTAGTTGGCTAAATACAAAGTAGTGAGCCTGTTTAAGAACAAAGAAACAAAAAAATGGCATGATGTTAACGAAGAAATCGAATTGACTGTAAAGCGTGCTGATGAAATCAACAAAGCAATGAAAGAGCGCAACGTTGATTTGACGGTTGAACGTATTGACAAAGAGGAAGGCAAATAGCCCTCCTCTTTTATTGAGGGGAGTGGTTAAATGGACGATACACAATTAAAGAAACTAAAGCGTAGGCTTGGCATTGAGCAAACCGACACCGAACAAGACGACTTACT
This genomic interval from Jeotgalibaca porci contains the following:
- a CDS encoding phage major capsid protein codes for the protein MVQTFNPDTVMLSQSGGQEIRNAGFTAEFLQTLVAQSKTLQLGSPVQMDSRMKRVQSAGELTDAYFVGEGEKIGTAKVGLNDYVLEARKIAVILPVTEEFLSYTWAQYFREVLPAVVDKFNKKIDGAVFLGLHNNPFGANVLASATTAGNVIEGDLDFDNLLDLEATTDAEPTAIVGHRSVKVALRGIADVHGNYAYDRNANTIDGIPFHELKLAAGQVYPAGTVLAGDFRNGLKYGVPNGTDLRIKIADQATLSKVQNTDPDTGDVHLFEQDMQAARFVFEIAVAIPNPDAFAAIEPDPGV